aaaatgattattttattttggcagcactaaaagaaaagaaaaaaaaacagggccaCTGTATTTCTACACTGAGGTGAAAACAATGCTTAAACTTTCTCACTCATCAAATACATTCCAATAAAAAGTATGTTCTATGAAGCTTCCAGAGCACAGGCAAATCTTAACACAATAATACAAGAATCCTTAATACTGAAAATGTTTTGATGGGATGTTTAACAAACAtaacttttaaattataaaacCAGTGAAGCAATTCCTTCCTAGTAACTGTCAAGAGTGAAACTTGGCTTATTTCACTAATACTCTTAACTTCATtgtaatactttttattttactgttgtgacAATTTAATGTTtcccattttctcttttattaataataatacagaTTGATCTTTAAAACCCAACTCCCAAACTGAAGATCTGTGTATTAAATCTTTTTCAGACTTAACTGGAAAAAGAAGTTACTATATTTggacaactttctttctttttttttttttttgcattgaagCAGAAGCCGGTTCTTAAACCCTTTTGCTCAACTGTATATCCTATTTGGACAAATATCAAAAATAGAAGACTGTCACATTTGCTTTTTCAACTGTGATTTTTTCACTGCAGTCTTCTATAACTTTTACAGAGTTCATGGTCCCTAATATCACCCCATCCTCCATTTTTCTTAGGTGCTGAAAGGGCTCCAGTTGCAAACTTCTGATTGATGATTAGAGTTTCTGGAAACAAGTATTGTTTGTTACTACTTAAGAGTGACTCAATTTGGGCACTCTGGGTGGATGGTCTACAGGTTTTCTTATGGTGCATACCACAGTCTCCAGCATGAAAAATCCTAGGAACTTGAGGAACCAGCACTTTCCAGAATCGTGGAAGACAAGATACAGTCAAATATTGAAGAGTCCAGTCCCAGTTATAATCATCATAAGTACAGAAAGTGTCTGTGCAATCGATCAGCTTCTGATAAGCTTCTCGGGTCAAGGCAAGACCCATATTGTGCTCTGTGGATTTCCAAGTTTTTACATCTACCTTGTCAGCAATGCCATAGAAACTGCCACTAGCGGTATAGGTCCCCAGGGAGAGTACATCACATTCTGGACACTCCTGCTGCCTTAATTTCCACATCTTCTTAAAGACCTGGTAAAAATCTGGGGCTAAGTAGTGATCTTCCTCTATGAAAAGTATGAGGCCAGCATAGTCTCGAAGAACTTTGACTCTCTCCCATACAAAATGCAGCTTCCACCACCAATGGTGCTTGGTTTGGGAGAACTTGGCCTCTCTATAATGGCCGAAGGAGTCTGGATACTCAGCATTGATGCATCCCATCTTCAATGCTGCTTTCTTCTCTAAGTCTCTGGGGCAATCTCTGGGGTCACTGCCCGGAAACTCGTTCGGGTACAACTGAATGCTGAAAGGGaagaacacctgcagaactggaCAGAAATCAACGCCAGCGACCAGCTGATTGATCTCCGTCGACCAGTAGTCGAGGCTAAAAATGACCAGGACGTCGTCAATGCCCTGCACTTTTCGCAGTGAATCCAGCAGCAGTCGGAGGTATTCGGGTCGGTTATGCACCTGGACCACTAGCACCAGCTCTCGGGGCGACCAGGAGCCGGCCTTTTCTACATTCCTCAGCGTCTGGTCAAAGTTCAGCTGGTACACCAGGGAGCGGTACCGCAGCGTCAGGTTGTCCGCCTCAGGCTGAGGGGCCGCCGGGACTAGCGGAACCGCCGACTCGTTGGACACTCGGCGGAGGTCCACCGACACCGCGGGGTGGTCCCCGCCCCGGCCAACCGCACCGCGCACTGGGTCGGAGTCCGGCAGCGGCGGGGCGAGGACCTCGTTCTTCCTTTGTCGCCCATTGCTGTTCCAAAGGACGAAGCCGCAGGCAGCCACCACGAGCGTCAGGATCAGCACCTTCCGTTTGTAGATGCGGAACCTCATGGCCTCGGGGGCCCGGAGCGCCGCAGGCGGGCGCGGACAGGAGCTAGCAGCTTCTGCAGAGAGGGGGCGGGCGGAGAGCGGCCGTTGCCTCGGCCTGTAGCGGTGAGAACCTGCCCCCGTGGCTGCCCTAGCTAACTCATCCCGGGCCCCGGGGGCGTAGGCTCCGaaggctctcagctccccaccgcTGCCCGAGCTCCACACATCCTCTGCCTGACAGTTGCAGCTCGCGCGGCGGGCCCGCTGCTAAGAGCTGCGGCTCGGCATCGCCTTGGTCCTCTCCATTCAGCACAGGTCCCGGAAGAAGTCCTGCTACGGCCCCACCGCACCCCGGCTTCGTTACCTGTGACTCCAATGGCTCGGCGTCCTCATCCTCAATGAGAGCCCCGGGTGGCCAAGCCCCAGCTACGCAGCCTGGGACCACTCCGGCAGCGACCCCTCTGACAGCCTGACACTGGCCCACCGAAGCTCCACGGCCCTTGAGCCCACACCCCCTCCGGCCTGCTGCCCAGGGTCGTTGGTTGGCGCTTCCAAGCCATGTCCGGAGACGCCCACCGGGTGCCTGCTGCTCATTGGGCTGCGGCACTGTCACTCAGATTCAACTTCCGCTTCCCCGTCCTTTTCCGGTTAAGCGCTGGCGGAGACGGGCACGGTAACGTGGGCGCTAAATTTCAGGTAATTCTAGGTTCGGACCTTCGCTGCTCCATAAGGACCTTCTGGTGTTCAGGAGCCCGGCTGATGGACTAGATTATGGGGAAGGGAAAGTAAAACCGGCAGCCTTTGTTGGGGAGAGTTGAGCAACTGGAACCTCCCTCCAGCAGAGGTTCTAGCATGGCGGCTACTGGGCTTGGAGACATACGCTAAGGACACGTCATACTTCGAGGCTGCCGGAGGGAGACTAGTGAAACTGGGCTTAGGCGGTTCTTGGAGAAAGGGCAGGGGCGGGTCGGAGCAGTAAGCTGCTATGTCGCGATCAGAACCAGGCGTTCGTGGGAGTTGGAACTTGAAGGAAGAGTGTCGGGAGGAAGGGAGCCTTGGCCCTCTATTTCTATTGGAGAGAATGAAGAAAACAATCCTATGTTTTGCTCTTGCGACAGCCACAGTAGACTACGTCTCAAAGGAACCTGCTTTGTACAGGGATCAGAGTGCTGGGCGTCCTTGCGCAGCTGCTCAGTTGCCTAGTgagtatcattttttaaatgttctgacAGTTAAaacgttattttatttttttcaaaattttttttagactatttatgagaaagataggagagagaaagaaccagacatcactctggcacatgtgctgccggggattgaactcaggacctcatgcttgagagtccaaagctttaccactgcgccacctcccaaatcACAAAAACGTTATTTTAATAAGTCGCGCTGTGGaggtagaataatggttatggaaaagactttcatattcCAGCTATGGAAGTTCCcacgttcaaaccccagcaccaccctaagtcaGTGCTGgctaaaaaaagcaaaaagtgcactattttttttcttactcgtGAATTTACTGATATGCACTGTTCCATTTTCCTATAAGTATGTACAAAGTACTTTTAACCTTTCAAAATGGAACACGGAGGGGGGGCagtcggtggtgcacctagttaagagcacacatcccagtgcaaggacctgggttcaaccccctggtcccacctgaagggggagtggtgaagcagtgctgtaggtgtctcttgtctccctctctcccccgcctctcaatttgtctctatacaataaataaaaaatatattattataattttgctctttttcccttttgttacccttgtagttatttatgtggttgttggataggacagagaaatggagagaggaggggaagacggggagagagacacctgcagacctgcttcaccacctgtgaagcgactccccttcaggtggggagctgggggcttgaaccgggatccttgtactggtccttgtgcttcatgccactgtgcttaactcgctgttcttaacctgactcccagtaaaaacattgggtagtggcacatatgattgagcgcacatgttacagtgcacaaggacccaggttcaaaaccccgtccccacctgcagagagctttgccagtgaagcagtgctgcaggtgtctctatctctcccttccctctctatttctgactttatctagccaataaatataattttattatgcatgtacaaactattgtatttactgtagaatgcaaaacattaattccccaataaagaaataatttaaataaaaattaaattaaaaaaagataatttaaaaaaagtttaacgAATGCTGCCATTATTTAACCTCTTTTGTTACAGTTCTCATCGTGTAGACAGGCTACTGCAAAGATGGTCAATGTACCTAAAACCCGAAGAACTTTTTGCAAGAAGTGTGGAAAGCATCAGCCTCACAAAGTGACCCAATATAAGAAGGGCAAAGATTCCCTGTATGCCCAGGGAAAGAGGCGATATGACCGCAAGCAGAGTGGCTATGGTGGGCAGACAAAGCCAATTTTCCGGAAGAAGGCTAAAACCACAAAGAAGATTGTGCTTAGGCTTGAATGTGTTGAACCCAACTGCAGGTCCAAGAGGATGCTGGCCATTAAGAGATGCAAGCATTTTGAACTGGgaggagataagaagagaaagggcCAAGTGATCCAGTTCTGAGCTTTGGAACTCCAGTTTTGAGATGAAAATGTTTCAGTAGGAAAATTATCTGtgaaaataaagatttgtatgcATActactgtgtttttattttttatttattttttaaaaatattttatttattgattcccttttgttgcccttgttttattgttgtagttatcattgttgttgtcgttgttggataggacagagaaatggagagagggaaggggagacagagaggagagaaagatagacacctgcagacctgcttcaccgcctgtgaagcgactcccctgcaggtggggagccggggttcgaacagggatccttatgccggtccttgtgctttgcaccacctgcacttagcccgctgcactacagcccgactcccctgtgtttttattttttaatacttatttttgttgcccttgttttattgttgtagttgttggataggacagagagaaatgaagagaggaggggaagacagagagggggagagaaagacagacacctgcaggcctgcttcaccacttgtgaagcgactcccctgcaggtggggagctgggggctcaaaccgggatccttatgccagtccttgcgctttgtgccatgtgcgtttaacccgctgcactattgcccgactcccatgcttttttttttaatatttattcccttttgttgcccttgttttattgttgtagttactgatgtcgttcttggataggatagagatgaagagacatggggaggacgggggggggggggggggggagggggggaagaaagacctacagacctgcttcaccgactcccATTTCTGTGTTTTTATATAGACAGGTGTGTGCATGCTTTGACAACAGCTCACTGTCTAAGTACGGTATTTTGTTGGTCACTAATGTGCATATTAAGGTAATGGTAAATTATTTGTAAGTAAATTATGGTTTATTCTCTTAAGTTTCTCACTTAAAATCTTGGTCCAAGggattcaggcggtagtgcagcgggttaagtgcacgtggcacaaagtgcaaggacctgtgtaaggatcctggttccagccccggctccccacctgcaggggaattgcttcacaagtagtgaagcaggtctgcaggtatcttatatttctctccccctctgtcttctctccatttctctgtcctatccaacaacgacgacatcaagaacaataactacaataaaacaaggacaacagaagggaataaaattttaaaaaaatcttggtcCACAAgagttagaaatttttttttaatttactacgATGACTTATGCCGCCTTCtagtgtgctttttcttccccccttttgttgcccttgttttttcattgtgttGTTagttccttgtacatggtaaagtaaATGTGCTACCTGCAACCCCCAGAGTTACGTATAAAGGAATTTCACAAGTGTGTGAATTCATAATCATGACCTGCTGAGAAAGGTCCCAGTCATTTGAGTTAGTACATTTTTGCATATTTAAGACTGATTCAGAGCTTTGGGGAAATTGATTACTACAGCTCTGTTCGCCATTCCTGAAGCCTGCATCatgggtgggagtggggacagacttgaaccaggttccttgaatACTgtaggtgtgtgctctacctgataTGTTATTacctagtatttttttaattttcccttttgttgcccttgttttgttgtagttattgttgatgtcattgttggatagataggacagagaggaatggagagaggaggggaagacaagagggggaaagacacctgcagacctgcttcaccacatgtgaagcatctcccctgcaggtggggagccgggggctcgaacagcgatccttagccggtccttgcactttacgccacctgcgctactgcccgatcccctattttttttaaaaaagattttatttatgagagagaaaggaccagacatcactctggtataagtgctgccagggactgaacttgggacttcatgcttgagaatccaatgctttatccattgcgccacctccttttgttgccctttgtcatcattgttagctaggacagagaaatggggaagacacccgcagacctgcttcaccctgcttcaccgcctatgaagcgacccccatgcaggtaggtgtgggcgggctcaaaccgggatccttgggctttgtgccacatgcgcttaacccactgcgccaccgcccgacccccatcccacagtattatttttaatgacaggacGGTGAGAGTTGGTTTATGGTGatagctgggattgaacctgggagcttggagcctcaggcatttgtttttatcagagtgcTGCTCAAAGCTTCAGccactaaagtctttttgcataaaaaatACACTGTTCTAAAAGTTAagttgtgggctggggagatataaTATGTAAAAGACTTGCCAGAgggctcaaaggtcccaggttccaccataagcagtactctggtctttgacTCTCATTAGGATACAATAAAATAACGAGATTAAAAAGTACACCACTTTAAGGGGtcgcagattaagcacacatggcacaaagcacaaggacctgcataaggatcccaattcgagtccccagctccccacctgcaggggagtcccttcacagtgagtcaggtctgtaggtgcctttctccctctgtctccctctctcaatttttctctgccctatccagcaatggcaataaaaataagggcaacaaaatgagaaaaatggcctccaggagcaatggattcatagtgcaagcaaccAGCCCTAAcaaaaaccctggaggggaaaaaaaaagtacactgctgggagtccggtggtagcccaggtggcacaaagctcaaggactggcgtaaggatcccggtttgaggtcccagctccccacctgcaggtccccaccacaggcggtgaagcaggtctgcaggtgtcttatatttctctcctcatcttccccatctctctccatttctctctgtcctatccaacaccaccaccaataataataaaacaaagggaatatcaaaaaaaattttcaagtacactgctttattattttttaatatttgttgtaATGAAAGATACAGGAACCAACGTTGGCATGCTCGACCAAgtgagccacctgccaacacctatttgattactattattatttgcctccaggattattgctgggggtcggtgcctgcactatgagtccactgctcctggaggccatttttttccccatttgtggcccttgtcattattgttgttgccattgatgatgttgttggataggacagagagaaatcgagagaggaggggaaacagcgaggggaaaagaaaggtagacacctgcagacctgcttcaccgcttgtgaagagacaccccaccccctgcaggtggggagccaggagcttgaacagggattcttatggcggtccttgtaatttgcaccatgtgcgcttaactcactgcaccaccacccaacccctacctATTTGATTTTTTACTAGTGGTTTGGTAATGGTCTAAAAGGTTATAGAGgtatatagttctacaccacacccaacaccaaagttcagtacccacccaacccccacaaaGCATCACTATTAACTatttaaatacaatatttaaggTGGtgaggatagcataatgattatgcaaaagactttcaagtttgagactccagagtctcaggtttaatcccctacaacactataagccagagttgagcagtgctctgttgagaaaataaatatttaaaatacatttattcatgaaaataaagacaataatgagattccacttcactcctgcgaaatgtcatatatcagaaaaggtaatagcagcaaatgctgaagaggttgtggggggtcaaaggaaccctcctacactgctggtgggaatgtcaattggtccaacctctgtggagaacagtctggagaactctcagaaggctagaaatggacctaccctacaaccctgcaattcctctcctggggatatatcctaaggaacccaacacacccatccaaaaagatctgtgtacacatatgttcttagcagcacaatttgtaatagccaaaacctgtaagcaacccaggtgtccaataacagatgagtggctgagcaagttgtggtctatatacacaatgcaatactactcagctgtaaaaaatggtgacttcaccgttttcagcccatcttggatggaccttgaaaaattcatgttaagtgaaataagtcagaaacagaaggatgaatataggatgatctcactctcaggcagaagttgaaaaacaagatcagaagagaaaacacaagtagaacctgaactggaattggcgtactgcacctaagtaaaagactctggggtaggtgggtgaggagaatacagatgcaagaaggatgacagaggacctagtggtggttgtattattatatgggaaactgggaaatgttatgcatgtacaaactattgtatttactgttggatgcaacattaatttcccaataaagaaataaaaaaaggggattcgacttctggaggcggagctacgagcagcagatcgctttctctcctctcctctcctctcccttcccctcccctcccctcccctcccctctcctctcctctcccgaatcaactaggaataccaaaggagaccacccagacagaaacaagacaggactagaatgaccacaggaacccagtaaatcacccgggagtacaaacacgcatggctggtgacagagaggagagaggggcctaaggagagattaagtgactgctaacagttcaacagtttatcagtggagacaccacctccagtctgc
This DNA window, taken from Erinaceus europaeus chromosome 16, mEriEur2.1, whole genome shotgun sequence, encodes the following:
- the MGAT2 gene encoding alpha-1,6-mannosyl-glycoprotein 2-beta-N-acetylglucosaminyltransferase, whose protein sequence is MRFRIYKRKVLILTLVVAACGFVLWNSNGRQRKNEVLAPPLPDSDPVRGAVGRGGDHPAVSVDLRRVSNESAVPLVPAAPQPEADNLTLRYRSLVYQLNFDQTLRNVEKAGSWSPRELVLVVQVHNRPEYLRLLLDSLRKVQGIDDVLVIFSLDYWSTEINQLVAGVDFCPVLQVFFPFSIQLYPNEFPGSDPRDCPRDLEKKAALKMGCINAEYPDSFGHYREAKFSQTKHHWWWKLHFVWERVKVLRDYAGLILFIEEDHYLAPDFYQVFKKMWKLRQQECPECDVLSLGTYTASGSFYGIADKVDVKTWKSTEHNMGLALTREAYQKLIDCTDTFCTYDDYNWDWTLQYLTVSCLPRFWKVLVPQVPRIFHAGDCGMHHKKTCRPSTQSAQIESLLSSNKQYLFPETLIINQKFATGALSAPKKNGGWGDIRDHELCKSYRRLQ
- the RPL36AL gene encoding ribosomal protein eL42-like isoform X1, yielding MSGDAHRVPAAHWAAALSLRFNFRFPVLFRLSAGGDGHGNVGAKFQFSSCRQATAKMVNVPKTRRTFCKKCGKHQPHKVTQYKKGKDSLYAQGKRRYDRKQSGYGGQTKPIFRKKAKTTKKIVLRLECVEPNCRSKRMLAIKRCKHFELGGDKKRKGQVIQF
- the RPL36AL gene encoding ribosomal protein eL42-like isoform X2, coding for MVNVPKTRRTFCKKCGKHQPHKVTQYKKGKDSLYAQGKRRYDRKQSGYGGQTKPIFRKKAKTTKKIVLRLECVEPNCRSKRMLAIKRCKHFELGGDKKRKGQVIQF